A window of Pyrobaculum aerophilum str. IM2 contains these coding sequences:
- a CDS encoding UbiD family decarboxylase, whose product MFSDLREFLKALEERGWLKRVSEPLSPELEIPEVLRQVMYARGPAVLFESVRGFPKWRVVGNLFGSLDRIRLALGELEEAGRRLLEPMASPPPLTLADKFRAAVELFELGRYAPRAVRGGPVKEVVEEPNLLSIPAFKTWPKDAGQYITFGVLITRDSRGVYNLGVYRVQILNEREAVVHAQIHKRAADLFASSPGCVDAAIAIGGDPAFLLSGIMPTPYPLDEYLFAGVLRGGGLEVTKGVATDLYIPARAEAVIEGCVDVKDLRREGPFGDHYGVYDQGGLYPVFKAKALLRREDPIYYGTVVGRPPLEDAYMGKAVERVFLPVLRFLLPEVADLNLPEFGLFQGIAIVSIKKRFPGHGKKVMFALWGLGHMMSLTKVVIVVDHDVNVHDLNEVLFAVAQRVDPQRDVVIVPGAHVDVLDTGSPVPGYGSKLGIDATRKLPEEYGGRPWPEEVAPDPEVAARVKAVVEQLLSL is encoded by the coding sequence ATGTTCTCCGACCTCCGGGAGTTTTTAAAGGCGCTGGAGGAGAGGGGGTGGCTTAAGAGGGTTTCAGAGCCTCTGTCGCCCGAGCTGGAAATTCCCGAGGTACTGCGCCAAGTGATGTACGCCCGGGGGCCCGCCGTTTTGTTCGAATCCGTGCGGGGGTTTCCCAAGTGGCGGGTCGTGGGGAATCTCTTCGGATCGCTTGACCGCATCCGCCTGGCGCTTGGTGAGCTGGAGGAGGCCGGCCGGCGTCTGTTAGAGCCGATGGCGTCGCCTCCTCCCTTGACTCTCGCGGACAAATTCCGCGCCGCGGTAGAGCTCTTCGAGCTGGGCCGCTACGCTCCCCGGGCGGTCAGGGGCGGTCCGGTTAAGGAGGTGGTGGAGGAGCCCAACCTCTTGTCCATCCCGGCCTTTAAGACTTGGCCTAAAGACGCCGGGCAGTATATAACATTCGGCGTTTTAATCACGCGGGACTCCAGGGGAGTTTATAACTTGGGAGTGTACCGGGTTCAAATTCTCAACGAGAGGGAGGCCGTGGTCCACGCCCAGATCCACAAGAGGGCCGCCGACCTCTTCGCCTCGTCTCCCGGCTGCGTAGACGCGGCTATTGCCATTGGGGGCGACCCGGCCTTTCTCCTCAGCGGCATTATGCCCACTCCCTACCCCCTCGACGAATACCTCTTCGCCGGGGTTCTCAGAGGCGGGGGCCTGGAGGTGACTAAGGGCGTGGCCACTGACCTCTACATCCCGGCGAGGGCCGAGGCCGTCATTGAGGGCTGCGTGGACGTTAAAGACTTGCGGAGGGAGGGGCCCTTCGGCGACCACTACGGAGTTTACGACCAGGGAGGCCTCTACCCCGTTTTTAAGGCCAAGGCGCTGTTGCGGCGGGAGGACCCCATTTATTACGGCACAGTGGTGGGGAGGCCTCCGCTGGAAGACGCCTATATGGGAAAGGCCGTGGAGAGGGTCTTCCTCCCGGTGCTCCGCTTCCTCCTCCCCGAGGTGGCGGACTTGAACTTGCCCGAGTTCGGCCTGTTCCAAGGCATAGCCATTGTCTCTATTAAAAAGAGGTTTCCCGGCCACGGGAAAAAGGTCATGTTCGCCCTGTGGGGCCTGGGCCACATGATGTCTCTTACTAAAGTTGTAATTGTGGTGGACCACGACGTAAATGTCCACGACCTCAACGAGGTGTTATTCGCCGTGGCCCAGCGGGTTGACCCCCAGCGGGACGTGGTGATAGTCCCCGGGGCCCACGTGGACGTGCTGGACACGGGCTCTCCAGTCCCGGGCTACGGCTCTAAGCTGGGCATTGACGCCACTAGGAAGCTCCCCGAGGAGTACGGCGGCCGCCCGTGGCCGGAGGAGGTGGCCCCGGACCCGGAGGTGGCGGCTAGAGTTAAGGCCGTGGTGGAGCAGCTCCTCTCTTTATAA
- the thyX gene encoding FAD-dependent thymidylate synthase encodes MVILETPRVFLIASWGSEAVISAFTDALYRGVPWEEAVKAQAPDVIIKRISAFYRQGHWSVFEFMGAQFLVECSRACHTQFIRHRMASYWSESQRYVDYTKREIRFVVPKGFPADLLKRAYEDYARLREGFRPEYARMILPNATAVLFAVQMNARELLLNFAPLRCAYAAQAEIRHVCWQMFAHAWRLWPNLARLVWEDLPSLHRDFCTKVPRGEDCRLYAIKDAEEKHGPLPETPWLSALVHG; translated from the coding sequence ATGGTTATTCTCGAAACCCCCCGCGTATTCCTCATCGCCAGCTGGGGCTCTGAGGCGGTTATTTCGGCGTTTACCGACGCCCTCTACCGCGGCGTGCCCTGGGAAGAGGCGGTTAAGGCCCAGGCCCCAGACGTAATTATCAAGCGCATTTCGGCCTTTTACAGACAGGGGCACTGGTCTGTCTTTGAGTTCATGGGCGCCCAGTTCCTCGTGGAGTGCTCCCGCGCCTGCCACACCCAGTTCATACGCCACAGGATGGCCTCTTACTGGTCAGAGTCGCAACGCTACGTGGACTACACAAAACGAGAGATAAGATTCGTCGTGCCCAAGGGCTTCCCCGCGGATTTGCTGAAGAGGGCCTACGAGGACTACGCGAGGCTGAGGGAGGGGTTTAGGCCTGAGTACGCCCGCATGATCCTCCCCAACGCCACCGCCGTCTTATTCGCAGTGCAGATGAACGCCCGGGAGCTGTTGCTCAACTTCGCCCCCTTGAGGTGCGCCTACGCGGCCCAGGCGGAGATCAGACACGTCTGCTGGCAGATGTTCGCACACGCGTGGCGCTTGTGGCCCAACCTCGCCAGACTGGTGTGGGAGGACTTGCCGAGCCTCCACCGCGATTTCTGCACTAAAGTGCCGAGGGGGGAGGACTGCCGCCTCTACGCCATAAAAGACGCCGAGGAGAAACACGGCCCGTTGCCGGAGACGCCCTGGCTCTCCGCCCTTGTCCATGGTTAA
- a CDS encoding VIT1/CCC1 transporter family protein produces the protein METTSNSKLVEVARKAALDEYKEYVTYSVLARVERNKARRAVLERLAEQEREHFQFWNKFAGVKPPAWRFRLYAYFMAFLRLILGVTFVAKLMERGEEAIARYKSAEPLLSGPDREALRRIIKDEEEHERALIAQLDEAIVKYMGALVLGLADAIIEITGAHAGTLGTTNNTVAAGVIGLIVGVGAAISMASASYLQTKHEVGKSPSVAALVTGVGYIAAVALMSLPYFLIHDVYLAFAASIAVGVMLTFLLTFQSAVYADRDFKFEFLQTVGLLLGTAFLTYLLGEWLGSLFGIRNIL, from the coding sequence ATGGAAACAACTTCTAACTCGAAACTGGTTGAAGTTGCTAGAAAGGCGGCGCTGGACGAGTATAAAGAATATGTAACGTACAGCGTGTTGGCCAGAGTGGAGCGCAACAAGGCCAGGCGCGCCGTGTTGGAGAGGCTGGCCGAGCAGGAGCGGGAGCACTTCCAGTTTTGGAATAAATTCGCCGGGGTTAAGCCCCCGGCGTGGCGGTTTAGGCTGTACGCGTATTTTATGGCTTTTCTGCGCCTCATCCTGGGGGTTACCTTCGTGGCTAAGCTCATGGAGAGGGGGGAGGAGGCCATTGCCCGCTACAAGTCCGCGGAGCCCCTCCTCTCGGGGCCTGACAGAGAGGCACTGCGCCGTATTATTAAAGACGAGGAGGAGCACGAGAGGGCTCTCATCGCCCAGCTGGACGAGGCCATTGTGAAGTATATGGGCGCCCTGGTCTTGGGCCTGGCCGACGCTATTATTGAAATAACGGGGGCCCACGCGGGGACTTTGGGGACTACTAACAACACTGTGGCGGCTGGGGTCATCGGCCTTATTGTGGGAGTTGGGGCGGCTATCTCCATGGCCTCCGCCTCTTACCTCCAGACGAAGCACGAAGTGGGCAAGTCCCCCAGCGTGGCGGCGCTGGTGACCGGCGTAGGCTATATTGCGGCCGTGGCGCTGATGTCCCTGCCGTATTTTCTCATACACGACGTCTATCTCGCCTTCGCCGCCTCTATAGCCGTCGGAGTGATGCTTACATTCCTCCTCACGTTTCAATCCGCAGTGTACGCAGATAGGGACTTTAAATTTGAGTTCTTGCAGACAGTGGGCCTCCTCCTGGGCACTGCCTTCTTGACATACCTACTCGGCGAGTGGCTGGGGTCTCTCTTCGGCATACGCAATATACTCTAA
- a CDS encoding 50S ribosomal protein L15e, with protein sequence MARSAYSYMAMWYRKIGREVHERLMRKILIEWRKAPAIVRVERPFRLERARKLGYKAKQGVVVVRVRLMRGPFNRRRPDSGRRPKRMGVYGITAWKSWRQVAEERAARKHPNLEVLNSYWVADDGIYRYFEVILIDCNLPTIKNDPLYSGICGREVPRRRIIRRLRERQKKTIEYLKKTLLPRLKEAPSQQ encoded by the coding sequence GTGGCCCGGTCGGCGTATAGCTACATGGCAATGTGGTATAGGAAAATTGGGAGAGAGGTGCACGAAAGGCTAATGAGGAAAATCTTAATTGAGTGGAGGAAAGCTCCGGCAATTGTCAGAGTGGAAAGGCCTTTTAGGCTGGAGCGCGCCAGGAAGCTCGGCTATAAGGCCAAGCAAGGCGTCGTCGTTGTGAGAGTGAGGCTTATGCGAGGCCCCTTTAACAGGAGAAGGCCCGACTCGGGGAGGAGGCCGAAGAGAATGGGCGTGTACGGAATTACGGCGTGGAAATCGTGGAGACAAGTGGCCGAGGAGAGGGCGGCGAGGAAACACCCCAATTTAGAAGTTCTAAACAGCTACTGGGTAGCCGACGACGGCATATATAGATACTTCGAAGTGATATTAATTGACTGCAATTTGCCCACAATAAAAAACGACCCCTTGTACTCGGGGATATGCGGCAGGGAGGTGCCCAGGAGGCGCATTATAAGGAGGCTGAGGGAGAGGCAGAAGAAGACGATTGAATACCTCAAGAAGACGCTATTACCAAGACTGAAAGAGGCGCCCAGCCAACAGTAA
- a CDS encoding ankyrin repeat domain-containing protein: MDCNNLLNAARRGEAELLTRLLNEGCSPDVQDDYGRTPLYYAAERGDVGTVDLLIKAGADPNARDREGKTPIIIATQSRKFGVIPLLSASAVGVEEALYTAARNGCHKAVRYMLARGVRPGASHGESLLHLVAGDAGLVKLLLEYGVDPNARDAHGKTPLHMASEHNCAQCVELLLKRGPDVNVKDGAGRTPLHYADDVDCIKLLLRYGADLNAVDNMGRTPLHYAEDGLAAEALLKRGARPVPDKYGELPTIPTC; encoded by the coding sequence GTGGATTGCAACAATTTGTTAAATGCGGCGCGGAGAGGGGAGGCGGAGTTATTAACACGGCTACTTAACGAGGGGTGTAGCCCAGACGTGCAAGACGACTACGGCAGAACTCCCCTCTACTACGCCGCGGAGAGGGGAGATGTGGGAACTGTAGATTTGTTAATAAAGGCAGGGGCCGATCCAAACGCCAGAGATAGAGAGGGGAAGACGCCAATTATTATTGCAACTCAATCGCGCAAATTTGGAGTAATTCCACTCCTCTCTGCGTCTGCCGTTGGCGTAGAAGAGGCGTTGTACACCGCCGCGCGCAACGGGTGCCACAAGGCGGTGAGGTATATGCTCGCCCGCGGAGTTAGGCCGGGGGCAAGCCATGGCGAGAGCTTATTACACTTAGTTGCCGGAGACGCAGGCCTCGTAAAACTCCTCCTCGAATACGGCGTCGACCCTAACGCGAGAGATGCCCACGGCAAGACCCCATTGCATATGGCCTCTGAGCACAACTGCGCCCAGTGCGTAGAGCTATTGCTTAAACGCGGCCCTGACGTCAACGTCAAAGACGGGGCCGGCAGAACTCCGCTACACTACGCCGACGATGTAGATTGCATAAAGCTACTCCTTAGATATGGGGCTGATCTAAACGCCGTGGATAATATGGGGAGAACTCCTCTGCACTACGCAGAGGACGGGCTGGCGGCTGAGGCGTTGTTAAAACGCGGCGCAAGGCCAGTTCCCGATAAATACGGAGAGTTGCCAACTATTCCAACATGTTGA
- a CDS encoding glycosyltransferase: protein MVNITPLNLTLPRDFLNETLQVLNKTREGPYTISNAPLIPQWLQSVLLTAYLALLVLSLLLIAHYIYYARHAKPAVVDPPAATAGGSLSIIIPVKNERPETVAEAVRRLASIPCGGAEVIIVSDDPPEAFEELRRAVEALGVPNVKALRRPSPVGYKGVALNWAAERASGDVLLFLDVDSVPPPDMCHRALAVGEREILFLGWDGHAPLKTPVASLQLFLYKYLLYHVAILGRHNTGHPVFALGSGIAVRKSFFREIGGFCNCTADDYDISIKAYLHGGRVVYAPGPPVHVEVPAGYEAFKKQYARWTYNSAYLISVYGARMFKFKMPLAHKLSAFLNVATHPLMVLTTFAMMLAGLAMGYAGILLPPLYILVFQLALVFAAFLQVYYVYKLARRDGHGFFAVAGRLAASAALLLALSPYLAFYVLLGLLKRRIRWYVTPKGLASLAGGLGLYELGLTAVLTALLLFAVYIANWVLASNAAFLLLAAAYALAKVAIPSSQLGRG, encoded by the coding sequence GTGGTTAATATCACCCCTCTAAATTTGACGCTCCCCCGGGATTTCCTCAACGAGACGCTTCAAGTGCTTAATAAAACGCGGGAGGGGCCCTACACTATATCCAACGCTCCGCTGATTCCCCAGTGGCTACAGAGCGTTTTACTAACCGCGTACCTCGCCCTTTTAGTGCTCTCGCTCCTCCTCATAGCCCACTATATTTACTACGCCAGACACGCCAAGCCGGCAGTCGTCGACCCGCCGGCCGCAACGGCCGGGGGCTCCCTCTCCATAATAATACCCGTGAAAAACGAGAGGCCTGAGACAGTGGCGGAGGCCGTGAGGAGGCTCGCCTCAATTCCCTGCGGAGGCGCCGAGGTTATTATTGTCTCAGACGACCCCCCTGAGGCCTTTGAGGAGTTGCGGCGGGCGGTGGAGGCGTTGGGCGTGCCCAACGTCAAGGCGTTGAGGAGGCCGAGCCCAGTTGGGTATAAAGGCGTGGCGCTGAACTGGGCCGCCGAGAGGGCGAGCGGCGACGTCCTCTTATTCCTAGACGTAGACAGCGTGCCTCCTCCCGACATGTGCCACAGGGCGCTGGCTGTGGGGGAGAGGGAGATATTATTCCTCGGCTGGGACGGCCACGCGCCTCTCAAGACGCCCGTGGCGTCTCTGCAACTTTTCCTGTACAAATACCTCTTGTACCACGTGGCTATATTGGGCCGTCACAACACCGGCCACCCCGTCTTTGCCCTGGGGTCTGGGATAGCGGTGAGGAAAAGCTTCTTTAGGGAAATAGGCGGTTTTTGCAACTGCACCGCAGACGACTACGACATCTCTATTAAGGCTTATTTACACGGCGGTCGCGTCGTGTACGCCCCCGGGCCTCCCGTCCACGTCGAAGTCCCCGCGGGCTACGAGGCGTTTAAAAAACAATACGCAAGGTGGACGTACAACTCGGCGTATCTAATTTCCGTATACGGCGCCAGGATGTTCAAGTTTAAAATGCCGCTGGCGCATAAACTCAGCGCGTTTTTAAACGTGGCGACCCATCCCCTAATGGTGTTAACGACTTTCGCCATGATGCTGGCGGGACTCGCCATGGGCTACGCGGGGATACTGCTCCCGCCGCTCTATATTCTCGTCTTTCAATTGGCCCTCGTCTTCGCCGCGTTTTTACAAGTGTATTACGTCTATAAACTGGCCAGGAGAGACGGACACGGGTTTTTCGCCGTGGCGGGCAGATTGGCCGCGTCGGCGGCTCTCCTGCTAGCGCTGAGCCCCTATCTGGCATTTTACGTCCTCCTCGGCCTATTAAAGAGGAGAATTAGGTGGTACGTAACCCCCAAGGGGCTGGCCTCTCTGGCGGGCGGGCTGGGGCTCTACGAGCTGGGCCTCACTGCGGTTTTAACGGCTTTGTTGCTCTTCGCCGTTTATATAGCCAACTGGGTCCTCGCGTCAAACGCCGCGTTTTTACTCCTGGCGGCGGCCTACGCCTTGGCCAAAGTGGCTATCCCCTCTTCACAATTGGGTAGGGGATGA
- a CDS encoding RNA-binding domain-containing protein: MQCRYVEISVIIHSTESVDAVLGILRSAFGDIPIVVEIYEGHYGNPIYLATSYLENCDYVLKKLCEQFGGNIPASPGDGVYYLRLDKQALAAGRFVAANHDDVVRLKIRVKNGLCD, translated from the coding sequence GTGCAGTGTAGATACGTGGAAATAAGCGTTATTATACACTCAACAGAGAGCGTAGACGCGGTGTTGGGAATTCTGCGCAGCGCCTTCGGCGACATTCCCATCGTCGTTGAGATATACGAGGGGCATTACGGAAATCCCATTTATTTAGCCACGTCGTATTTAGAGAATTGCGACTACGTGTTGAAAAAACTGTGCGAACAATTCGGAGGGAATATCCCGGCGTCTCCCGGCGACGGCGTGTATTACCTAAGGCTTGATAAACAAGCCCTGGCGGCGGGCCGGTTTGTGGCCGCGAATCACGACGACGTGGTGAGGCTGAAGATAAGAGTGAAAAATGGCCTTTGTGATTAA
- a CDS encoding lysine--tRNA ligase — protein MSERQSRDKIEEWRMLIASLRGAGVEPYPHSYSPTHSVRALNELRRQALLDPWLGMTIKTAGRVSDIRRHPNVVFIDLYEDGARFQVMADPKLPLLEHIWRGDFIGVEGPLVKTQRGDYAVRAASIVLLAKAVQPLPEWGKVDRDSPFYMRYRSVAMVLDLQLRWRIAARAKLIQAFREAMWKRGFLEIPTPVLQPIYGGAAARPFTTKIWAIDEEWYLRISPELYLKRYIIAGFPKVFEIGPQFRNEDIDALHNPEFWSLEAYQAYADYKDIMRLTEEVVYEAVSSVLGTGVVKYRDWNINFNPPWRRITLHDALREFAGVDPDKLTDDQIKERLRELQVPIRVYNRGVALVKLFEKLVEKKLVEPTFVMDYPEESTPLCKPHRERPGLVERFEAFVGGHEVANAYTELNDPVRQYEYFVREEELFPKDEAHPLDWDFVEELSFGMPPTGGVGIGVDRLAMIITNAESIKDVIPYPIVKRG, from the coding sequence ATGTCTGAGAGGCAGAGCCGGGATAAAATTGAGGAGTGGCGGATGCTAATTGCCTCGCTGCGGGGGGCGGGGGTTGAGCCCTATCCGCACTCCTACTCGCCTACGCACAGCGTGAGGGCGCTTAATGAGCTCAGGCGGCAGGCCCTCCTCGACCCGTGGCTCGGCATGACTATAAAGACCGCGGGGAGAGTGTCTGACATAAGGCGGCATCCAAACGTGGTGTTTATAGACTTATACGAAGACGGGGCGCGGTTTCAAGTAATGGCCGATCCCAAGCTCCCCTTGTTGGAGCACATATGGCGGGGGGATTTTATCGGCGTTGAGGGCCCTCTTGTGAAAACCCAGCGGGGGGACTACGCGGTGAGAGCCGCTTCTATTGTCCTCTTGGCCAAGGCGGTTCAGCCTCTGCCTGAGTGGGGCAAGGTGGATAGGGACTCGCCCTTTTACATGAGGTACCGCTCTGTGGCAATGGTGCTGGACCTCCAGTTGAGGTGGCGCATAGCGGCTAGGGCCAAGCTCATACAAGCGTTTAGAGAGGCCATGTGGAAAAGGGGCTTTTTGGAAATCCCCACCCCCGTCCTCCAGCCTATATACGGCGGCGCCGCGGCGAGGCCCTTCACTACAAAGATCTGGGCTATTGACGAAGAGTGGTACCTCCGCATATCCCCCGAGCTTTACCTCAAGCGGTATATAATAGCGGGCTTTCCCAAGGTCTTTGAAATAGGCCCTCAATTCCGCAATGAGGATATCGACGCATTGCACAACCCCGAGTTCTGGTCGCTGGAGGCCTATCAGGCCTACGCCGACTATAAAGACATTATGAGACTCACTGAGGAAGTGGTTTACGAGGCTGTTAGCTCTGTGTTGGGCACTGGCGTTGTTAAATACAGGGACTGGAACATTAACTTCAACCCGCCGTGGAGGCGCATTACTCTCCACGACGCCCTCCGGGAATTCGCGGGGGTAGACCCCGACAAGCTCACTGACGATCAAATTAAGGAGAGGCTGAGAGAGCTCCAAGTACCCATAAGGGTGTACAACAGGGGGGTGGCCTTGGTGAAGCTCTTTGAGAAGCTCGTGGAGAAAAAGCTAGTAGAGCCCACTTTTGTCATGGACTACCCAGAGGAGTCAACGCCGTTGTGCAAGCCGCATAGAGAGAGGCCCGGCCTGGTGGAGCGTTTTGAGGCCTTTGTGGGAGGCCACGAAGTGGCTAATGCCTATACAGAGCTGAACGACCCGGTGAGGCAGTATGAGTACTTCGTGCGGGAGGAGGAGCTGTTCCCCAAGGACGAGGCGCACCCCCTGGACTGGGATTTCGTCGAAGAGCTTTCCTTCGGCATGCCGCCCACTGGCGGCGTGGGAATTGGCGTCGACAGGCTGGCGATGATTATCACTAACGCCGAGTCTATTAAAGACGTCATCCCCTACCCAATTGTGAAGAGGGGATAG
- a CDS encoding zinc ribbon domain-containing protein translates to MRVHRTLVVRRKIEEIPPEKLVKFLEVQQKFREWATQWYKSGFKVPAPEESPLKYFAVELKYGMRLIPTNGLKNGVWRVPLPFDAQLRENNERDQSRGVLVDLSRGDIRIRKWGGGTIEIRLRKSEIKWITQRLREGAWLKLAYAWIGHTRQTNLVAFNLALVFARETEQYHPIRIMAIDLNALHNGVSWGVVDGERVIRRDTERPDLVRVGKLQKEISRLDSLCAERGGDYCEKAREAKSRLWRLLRRFEDEAAKRLVELAIKQKAAIVVDAPEDESVRELMEGNYTPNRKIYLNIGRLRRRIRELAEWYGAPYLEERLYSTVCPRCGGKMRELSNRKVKCLCGFEAQRDLVPILWAQRRFSELVQPSSFSPNLLPAPVL, encoded by the coding sequence ATGAGGGTACACAGAACCCTGGTAGTACGGAGAAAGATTGAGGAAATTCCGCCAGAGAAGTTAGTTAAGTTCCTCGAGGTGCAACAGAAGTTCAGGGAGTGGGCTACCCAGTGGTACAAGTCGGGATTCAAGGTGCCAGCACCAGAGGAGAGTCCGCTGAAGTACTTCGCAGTGGAACTAAAGTACGGTATGAGACTGATCCCCACCAACGGTCTCAAAAACGGCGTCTGGAGGGTACCTTTACCGTTTGACGCACAGCTCCGCGAAAATAACGAAAGGGATCAGAGTCGCGGTGTCTTAGTCGATTTGTCAAGAGGGGACATCAGAATTAGAAAATGGGGCGGGGGCACGATTGAAATACGGCTTAGAAAATCAGAAATCAAGTGGATAACTCAGAGACTGAGGGAGGGGGCGTGGCTGAAACTAGCCTACGCGTGGATCGGCCACACCAGGCAGACAAACTTAGTCGCCTTCAATCTGGCACTCGTCTTTGCTAGAGAGACAGAACAGTATCATCCAATTCGTATCATGGCGATTGATCTCAACGCCCTTCATAACGGCGTCTCCTGGGGCGTTGTAGACGGCGAGAGGGTAATAAGGCGCGATACCGAGAGACCAGATTTAGTCCGCGTCGGGAAGTTGCAAAAGGAGATATCCCGCCTAGACTCTCTCTGCGCGGAGAGGGGAGGAGACTACTGCGAAAAGGCGAGAGAGGCGAAGAGCCGCCTCTGGCGATTGTTGCGACGGTTTGAAGACGAGGCGGCCAAGAGACTAGTTGAGCTGGCCATAAAGCAGAAGGCCGCAATAGTGGTAGACGCGCCAGAGGACGAGTCCGTGAGGGAACTAATGGAAGGGAATTATACGCCAAACAGAAAGATATACCTAAACATAGGGAGACTGAGGAGGAGGATAAGAGAGCTGGCGGAGTGGTACGGAGCGCCTTACCTTGAGGAGAGATTGTACAGCACTGTCTGTCCCCGTTGCGGGGGCAAAATGAGAGAGCTGTCAAACAGAAAAGTCAAATGCCTGTGCGGTTTCGAGGCGCAGAGAGATCTAGTGCCCATCCTCTGGGCCCAGAGGCGGTTCTCCGAATTAGTCCAACCCTCCTCTTTTTCGCCCAATCTGTTGCCAGCGCCCGTTCTGTAG
- a CDS encoding winged helix-turn-helix domain-containing protein, which translates to MEPAEVRRRIVEYLKATGGASVYQIAKALGISYGAAQWHLYVLERDGVVFTVSHGKKRIAVLRDSLDAYLHSLKMADFFKELWAYLRSRGVSSETPFMEVIDMLNEDRRDIALALLSIAKNLYQMKKASSL; encoded by the coding sequence GTGGAGCCTGCCGAAGTCAGGCGCCGTATTGTGGAGTACCTCAAGGCGACTGGGGGGGCCTCTGTTTATCAAATCGCCAAGGCCCTGGGGATTTCATACGGAGCGGCTCAGTGGCATTTGTACGTGCTGGAGCGGGACGGGGTTGTGTTCACGGTGTCTCACGGGAAGAAGCGCATTGCAGTTTTGAGGGACTCTTTAGACGCGTACCTCCACTCGTTGAAAATGGCGGATTTCTTTAAAGAGCTGTGGGCCTACCTCAGGTCCCGGGGGGTTTCCAGCGAGACGCCGTTTATGGAGGTTATTGACATGTTGAACGAGGACAGGAGGGACATCGCCTTGGCCCTCCTCTCTATTGCGAAGAATTTATACCAGATGAAGAAGGCGTCAAGTTTATAA
- a CDS encoding FAD/NAD(P)-binding oxidoreductase, whose product MRVVVAGGGVAGLYFTSQLLRLVPSASVYLVDPKPVHEFAIGIPIAIAGLVDFHNLLYPFERLKRITYVKATAAAVENRCIRTREGPPRLCGDYVVLAPGGLKLGSVEYWTVRGAEELLQEARRAGAIRFVVNELTPVTGFQEIAYSLKARFPEKEVSIHIVYIGDDYKFLLEPWREQASKIGIVINEEPPPPKRPGELHLSVPVLRPHPLATQLEVDPVTFETQFDRVFLIGDSSLVKLGLPPIGWGALWQASTLARALAQEATAGVFEVDAADWIAAGDRERFLRWLTYRMTAGTPLAHLKGLYDLWIGSVIRPLSGE is encoded by the coding sequence ATGCGCGTAGTCGTAGCGGGGGGAGGCGTCGCGGGGCTTTATTTCACAAGCCAGCTACTGCGCCTTGTCCCCAGCGCGTCCGTATATTTAGTGGACCCGAAGCCGGTGCACGAATTCGCCATTGGAATACCAATAGCCATCGCAGGTCTTGTGGATTTTCACAACTTGCTATACCCCTTTGAGAGGCTTAAGAGAATTACTTACGTCAAGGCAACGGCGGCGGCAGTTGAGAATAGGTGTATAAGGACGAGGGAGGGGCCGCCTAGGCTGTGCGGCGACTATGTAGTGCTGGCCCCCGGGGGCTTGAAGCTGGGCAGTGTTGAGTACTGGACTGTCCGCGGCGCTGAGGAGCTCCTCCAAGAGGCGCGGCGGGCCGGCGCTATTCGCTTTGTGGTTAACGAGCTGACCCCAGTTACTGGCTTTCAAGAAATTGCCTATTCTCTAAAGGCGAGGTTTCCCGAGAAGGAAGTCTCTATACACATTGTCTACATTGGCGACGATTATAAATTCCTTTTAGAGCCCTGGAGGGAGCAGGCGTCTAAAATAGGCATTGTGATAAATGAGGAGCCCCCTCCTCCCAAGCGCCCGGGCGAGCTTCACTTGTCCGTCCCCGTGTTGCGCCCCCACCCCCTGGCAACCCAGCTGGAGGTGGACCCAGTTACTTTTGAGACTCAGTTTGACCGAGTCTTTTTAATAGGGGACTCCTCTCTCGTAAAGCTGGGCCTCCCGCCCATTGGCTGGGGCGCGTTGTGGCAGGCCTCTACGCTGGCCCGCGCCCTGGCGCAAGAGGCAACCGCTGGCGTGTTTGAAGTAGACGCCGCCGACTGGATCGCGGCGGGAGATAGGGAGAGGTTTTTGAGGTGGCTGACTTACCGAATGACCGCCGGCACTCCCCTCGCCCATTTAAAGGGCCTTTATGATTTGTGGATAGGGAGCGTCATACGCCCACTGTCGGGGGAGTAG